Below is a window of Fuerstiella sp. DNA.
GTTGATTTTGCACGCGTTCCATCGTCCAGGCGAGACTTGGTCCGTCCATGCGATCAGGACTCGGGAATCGGGACTTGTTCAGGAACGCGGATAATGTGTGTGGCCGACCGGCTTCCAGCTGTTCAGCGTGCACAGGTGTTTGAAGTACCCCGGTCTGAACGTCGGTTTCTGCTGCCGAGATTTACTGTGAAGTCCTCGACGTCTTCAGACTACTCAGAACGTATTGTGGTCTGTCAGGAAACCGCAGCGACCGATACGGTTCGTCTGTACACGGCAGAACTGACATTGCCTGCCCGGATTTCAACCCGCCTTCTTGGAATGTTTGAGGAGACCGTGATTCCGGCTGTAATGGAACAGGTCGGAACACTTGCTGACGTTGACCGGGATAATCACCTGAGTGTGGTTGTCTGTGAGCTGTCAGATGGTTTGATTCACACGGAAAATCCTCTCTGGGGCTGTGTACGTGCCGCTGATTTCCTTTCAACCGGTCCTTTCTGCGGCGACATCATTTATCTGGACCGAAGGCTGCTGCATTCAGATGCATTGCCGGCGGTAATTATGCATGAACTGACCCATGCCGCAGTATTTTCTGCGGAACACAGGCTGCAGTGCGAAGGACACCAGGTTCAGCGGCTTTCCGGCTGGTTAAATGAAGCAATTGCACATTCCTGCGAGTATCGGGTTTATCCGACAAGTCCGAATCTCGCAGACCGAATCTCAGGTTATGTCTGCCAGTCCGGTTTCTGGCCTCTGATCTTTCCGCCTTCATCAGTCAGTGCTGTCTCGAGTCGGGGGCCAATGCGAGCGGCCGGACTGTTCTATGTAGAATTTATCAGGCAGACGGAGACTCTTCCGGAATTTATCGAACGAGAACTGCTGATGGCGGGATCGCGTCCAAAGCAGAAGGCAGACGCGTTTGCCGAATTGTTCCGACAGTGGACGGTGTGGATGTCAGAGCGTCAGCAATATGGGGAAATTCCGCTTAATATTGGCGAGTTGCCGAGGGAAGAGCGGGCGAATGAATTTGTTGTTCGGGGGACGGCGGCCACGTGGTGGGAGGCCAGACATGCTGGTGAATTTATGATACAGGCGGGTCGTGATTCCGCGCTTCAAGTCACAGTGATCAACCCGCAAAATTAACATCGTTCCAGCAAAAAAAAAACGGTACCGGTCTGATCAGTCGGAGATGCTGCCTGCGCGGTTTTGCAGTTCTGTCCGCCGTCGAAATACATCCTTTAAACGCTCTCTGGAATAAAGACGCACAATATTGCCTTTGTATCTTATGCGTCCGTTGTCATCGACCTCGAGGTGCTGTGCGATATTCGGCAGAGCCAGTCCCGCGTAGAGTGCGGCAAATGTCTCGGGGTCAACACCTCGTCCCTCTTCCAGTTCCTGCAGCGAATCGATTCCACCCACTGACAGTGCAAAATAATTTTCGCCTTCTGTCACTGACCGGTGTGTTCGCTCGGCTGCCAGCATATCACTCAGAGAGTCCATGATGATTTTCGACTGTTTGTAAGTGAGCAGTGCCTCACCCGACAGTGGTTCTTTATCCTGCCTGGCAGCCTGAACGCGATCCGGTCCGAGTTCATGAGAACTCCCTACGAGACAACCGGCAGCAAATACCATCGCCGCAAAGACAACTAGACTCAGTTTTTGCATCCCGCACCATCCGATTATCTACAGTGAGGCCAAAGTTAAACTGTAAAGACGTTGAATGTCATTGAACCTGACTCCCACCCGGTGGTTAATCACCCGAGAACCTGTGTCAGCTTTGATTTTAGTCTCTCAGTCTGGCAACTGTTGAACTTCGTCGCAATATCCGGTTTGTCAGAATGCGGAGACGATTGAAGGTTCAGGTCGGTGGACGAATCGACCGTCGAGTGATCGGTTGATTTGACAGCGGAACAAACTAAGCCGATTACGTGACTTACGCGGCACGCCGACTTTCCTCGTTTGATGAGTTTGATGAGTTTGGATGATCTAAGTCTTGGGGGTGAATCCGATGAATCCTGCGGTCCTGTAGTATTGTCATGGGCTTTTTCCCGGCCGCACCGAACTGAAAGCTGAGTCCGGCGATGATGCCGCACACCCCCAGAGCCACCAGACACCCGGCGACAGCAAGTTGGTTGTCTGTGACGATTGATTGTAAATCCATGATTTCCTCCCGAGGGCTGAGACTTAGCTGAAGTGAGGTCACGTCCCGCCGGACCGGGATTCTGAGCAGAAATGGGAGTATTGCTTCCCACTTTGAAATTGAATTTATGTGGAGTCAGAGCAAGCGTGCTTTCAGAGGGGCTGAAACAGCGTGTCAGACTTCGGAGGCGAGTTGTTCGTGCGTAGTGACAACCTTCGGACAGGTGCGGGTTCTCGCTGCAGCATTTCCGGCAGGCTCTGCCGAAACATTTCCTGTGGAGGGAGAACAGTACCAATTTTCCATTCCGTACAACTGGGAAAGAGATTCCCGCGAAGGATGTTGCACCGGTGTTGTGGCGCCGGAATGTAAAACTCTTCCGACCAGGTAATGACTGTCCGCCAAGGCAGTTCCACCGACTGAATCATTTATCCGGAATAGAAGACTTCGAATTGTTTTATCCGGAGTTCGAAACAGAAGTTGTCTTCCTGTATGGACTGTGTCACTCCGGTTTGTCCGTCTGACGGCGTCAATCGGGACAGTTCGTACTGATGGTGCTGCAGATGGAGACTCAGGTAAAAAGATACAGGTCGTTACTCCGCACAGTTTTTGAAACAGAATGTACTTCGGGTACAAAAATATCATCAGACCGGCAGGGGGATGATGAACCGGACGGCTGCGCCGGATGTTGAACCGGACACATTGGTGTGTGTCCGGGGTGTTATCCGCAAAGTGTTTAATACTAAATATACAGTATATCAGTCCATCAGGTACGGAAGCCGCGGACAGATTAGGTTGCGGTCCTGGCACGAACGTGCGAACGGCTTATCGTCTGTGCAACCACCTGGGTGAGGAGCTTGATGCTGTCTTTCATTCCATTTTCCGGAATTTCCGGCTCAACGTTTTGACCGGCTGCACCTGGTCGACAGTTGCCAGGGCGCCTGGGTTCGACAACGTCATCATAATTCGGAGACGGCTTCAGCAGTTCGACGACGGCGGGGCCGATAGACTTGTCAAACAGGCGGCTGCAGCAGTAGCCACATTGAGAGATGAAACGGGTCCGTCACCGGGCAGTGAACAAAGCTGATCGCATTTTTCCCGGGTCAGTCGCCTCAGCCCATCAGCTTCATTTCCCAAAATCAGCATCCAGTGACGGTCTCGACGCAGATTTCGGATGCTGGTCGTTGATCGTTCGCACGTTCCCAGTACCCAGATGCCTGCGTCCTGCACTGTTTTGATTGCCTGCGCCAGATTGGACACCTGCGTATACGGAACATGTTCCACTCCGCCGGCCGATACATCGCACACCGTTTCAGTGACCGAAGCGCTTTTGTCACGCGTCATCACAATTCCGCAGACTCCGAAGAATCCGGCCAGGCGAAAAAGGGCGCCAAGATTCTGTGGATCCTGGACTGTGTCGAGTGCCAGCCAGAGTTTGACGGGTTGTTCCGATCGGGGAAGTAGCCCCGACAATGGAACCGGGGAAGGTGGTTCAACGAGAGCTGAGTTTCCGCCGGTTCGCTGCGTGTGCTGACTGCTTCGACGCTGACGAGATGCCGTGTTGTGACTCGTCACCGAAATTCCGTGTTCGGCTGCCTGTTTAGCTACATGTTTCCATGTTGTTCCATGGCGTCCACTGCGAATTTGGATTGATTTGACTGCGGCAGGTCGCTGTTGCAGTGCAGCGAGGATCGAATGAGGATTCTTCAGCCGATACATGGATAAAAAGTCTGCAGACAGGGAGATCACAACTGTGAAGTGAGCGAAACGGCCGCAGTCCTGATGAGATTCTGTCAGGCGGATCCTGACCAGGCAGCCAGCGACTGAGATAGCGCTACGGCTACGATGAAGGAAACATACAATCAGGCTGTGAAGAGATACTAGAGCAGTTCGAACAGGGTTTGAGTTCTCAGGATGGCGGCGTTCTCCGGAAATGTATGAAAGGCATGGATCACCAGGCCCTCAGTGAGGACATCGCACTTCAGTTGACTGATGCAGTCGGGACTGTGACTGGTCGTACCAGGAATCGTGATCGCCAACGTCGCACTTTTTGCGTCCGATTCCATTTCCCGATGCAGCTGCAGATATATGTCAACAGGAACGTGCTCCAGTTGGTAGCTGCAGTGGTATCGGACCCCGGACAGGTCAATCATGTGCGTCCTGTAGCCAATGAGTCGACGATGGATTACTTTTAGACGTTCGGGCAGACTGTGTTGCCTGGTCGTAACCACTTCTGTCAGGGTCTTGTCACTGGTTCGAAACACAAGCATATGTCCGCTCATGCCCAGACGGACTGTAGCCCGGTGCCCGCCGACAGAAAACGAGCAGGTCCGCACTGACTCAAACAGTTCCGGATGAAGCGGCCGTTCATAGGTACGCAGTACCATATCGGTGACGTCAGGACGCGTGAGCTGAACAGGCATGAAATGTCTCTCGCTGCTCTCAATGATGCGATGTCACATCTGCGGATGGGAACCGGTGCGATCACTTCCTCTGACAGAGGATCACTCTGTTCATATTTGCTCCAGTAGCGTTCCGATTGCAACTCTGAAGGAATAAGTGTTTTTTAGAGATCTATCATTCGTTTGAATCGTCAGGGTTTTATGTTGCAGAATCCCATTTAACTGCTAGCCGCGTTAATCCTGATCCTTCCGGATTCGACCCGGTGGGCTTGATTCTTTGAGTCAGTTTCAATTCGACAATTCTGTATTGAGCCATACCGAAACACATTTGTAAAAGAAATGCACTGATGTTTGTGATCTCTCACCAACTTTGCAGTCTTATATTTGCTCATTTTTGATCAACGGCTGCGTTTACTCATCCTTGATGGCGTCGAGGTTAAAAAGAGTTGGATTGCAGGGGGCAACGTTCATCAGCGACAGGTTAGATATCACTGCTGCCACACCCAATGATTTATATGTTTAACTCGGGTTTTTATCTTGGCCGATTCCGATTGCTTTGAGACGTCGATAGAAGCTGGGGCGTGTCAGTCCAAGTCGGCGAGCGGCTTCGGCCTTGTTGCCGCCGCACGATGCCAGGGTGGTTTCCATGATTCTTCGTTCTGCAGTACGCAGCAGTTCATCGAGTGACTGAAAGGGTTTTGCGCTGTCAGGTGCCACACGCTGAGCTTCCATTCCCGCTCGAAATGCGAAGGACAGATCTTCAACTCCAATGACGTTCCCGGTACAGCTGCGACAGGCGTCATGAATCACCTGTTGTAATTCTCGGACGTTTCCCGGCCACTGATATTCCAGTATTTTTTCGGCAACCTTTCGTGACAGTTCAACTGGGACGGTTTGATGCTGTCGTCGGTTGTTTTGAATGAACGCATGTGCCAGTAGCAGGACATCCCGTCCTCGACGGTGCAGTGGCGGCAAAAAGATTTCAATCGGAGCAATCAACTGATGAAATTCATCCAGCATCCATCCTTCTGCGACGACGCGTTCCAGTGGAACACTGCTTGTTGCAGCTATCCGAACGGAAGGAAAGACGGATCTTTGTTTCAGCAGCCACTGCTGAACTTCTCTGGGTACTCGTTCAACGTCTACCAAAACCAGCAGCCCCGGATACTCATGGCTGCCTGTTTGTTCTGCAGAGAAACTCTGAATCTGACGCAATGCGTTATAAATTGCGTCAGTTGACAGCAGGCTGCAGCAGACAGGAACGAATGAGGAATCGCCAGCGGGGCCACCTGTGTGAACACACTGAGCAAGATGACGTCTTCCGGTTCCGGGATTGCCGGTAACCGTGAAATGGCAGTCAGAATTCTTCAGCAGACCGGCCAGTTGTCGCGCACGGACCATTGAGTGGTCAGCACCGATAAAGGAGTTCCAGCCGTAGCGATTTCTGAAGTCGGCTCGCAATGCCGCAACTTCGGCATGGAGCTGCTGACCGGGTGAATGCTCAAAGATATGTTCAGATCCGGAGTCTCTGTTGGTTCGCAACACCACCACTCGTTCGATCTGGCCGGATGCGCTGCTGATCGGAATCGAACAGAATTCCGAACGGACAACTCCACCGGACGCGGTTGGCAGTACGCCCCGCCACAGCTGAGTCTGTCCCTGCCAACTTGCCGTTGTCGGATTGAATGCAGCAGCCAGCAGATCGGCGGCTGTTGTTTTTTCGGCATCCGGACTGTCGCATGAGAGCCCTTCAATTTGTGAGGCAGGCCAGCCTGTCCATGACGCCATACCCGGGCTGAAGAACCTCACTCGCCGTTTCGCATCAATGATGCACACACAGCTGTCCGTATCGACCAGCAGGTGATCCAGCAGATTCCTGCGCCGTGAACTCACTCAACTGTTCCTCCGACGGTGCCATATGATTCTGAAAGCATCCGTTCTGCATTCCGGGTACTTACTTCATCCTCACGGCGCTGTGATACCATCAGGCTGGGAATCTTTCTCAGCAACAGGATGATCATTAAACAGATGATCCCGTTGATTGACGTGGCAAAACCTTTAGAAATCAGCGTTTCAATAGCTCCGGTGATAAGTCCGGCAATGGTTGCAGCCATACAGCCTGTCATCAGAATGATGGTTCGACTGTTATACTTACATGAGTCAATGAAGGATTCACCGGTTAAACCACTGCAGCCGCACCAAATTGCTGCGGCTACCGCTCCCTGGCAGATCAGCAGTGGTTGTTCCCAGTGGGCCGGAATCCACGGCGCCGTTCCGTAACTCAGTGTTCCGATTATACACACAGGAACGAGGAGTACAGCATAACCCGTTGTTGGAACTACCGCCTGAAAGACGAATGTTCCCAGTAATCCGCCTGACACAGTGAGGAGCGCGATCGGCCAGGTTACTCCACAGACCAGTCCCGGCAGAACAGTGAAGGCAGTATAAACCCCTGCACAGGCGATGCAGCATCCAAGCCACACGGGTATCGGCGTCCATTCGGAGCGAAGGCCGCAGCAGTCGTCTGATTCACAGACATCGGTTGCCGCCCTGTTGTCACTTCCGTCTGCGGGACTGGTCGACGGAATCGCGCGCTGCTCAGCCAGTGTTGCGGATTTGTCAGAACAGAGTATCGAAGGGGCGTCAGCTGGATGGACCGAGTTTTCAGAAAAGGACTGTGTTCGGGGCGGACGGACGCAGAAAATGAGTACGGCGCATATTAATGCCATGATCACGTTCACACCGGCCAGAGATGTCGTGTTCAGTGATGCCGTCAGCACTGCCAAAATTCCACCCACATAAAACATAGAACTGTGGATTCTCATTCCTCGCCACAAGCGTGTTGGGGAAAGTGCTCTTCGGGTCATTTCTGCCGATGGTGTCCATTCACCAAATGATCCGAATCCAGTCAGTAGACAGCCTGTGACCAGGCCCCACGGAACGGAGCCGATGGTGACGGCGAGGATTCCGAAGGCCGTGCTCAGCAGGCCGATTCGTGTGGCTGTATGAAGTCCCGCAGCACGACTGAATTTTGAGTACAATGGAAAGCTGGCACCGGAGGCAATCAGCAGACCTGCGCTCATCAACGCCGAGTACATTGGCACAAAAGTCGGGTGAGTTTGGTTCTCGCTCAGTCGGATGAATGGCAGGAAAACTGCGTATCCACAAACCACGTGATGCAGCAGACCGCAGATCGCTGCGGGATGATTCGTGGTGAGCGAGACACCGGAACTGTCTTTTTCAGACTTCTGATCCGAATGAGTATTCTGCTGCAGTATCAAGTGTCATCTTCTCCGTCGTGTTCCGGCCTGGTGCCCGAGTTTTTCATGCATCGTCGGATGCATTGGGTCCGACAGCAGACATTCTCGAAATGAGGCTGGATATTTCAGCAGTGCCGTTTAGCCGACGGGGAGTTCGTATCCTGCGCGGCGTGGTCGACTGAGAAACGTATTTGCCTCATCGTCATTTTCGAACTGTTCCGTATCTGCATCCCAGATCAGTTTCCGTCCAAGTTCCCGTGTGATATTTACGAGATGGCAGACACTGATCGAGCGGTGTCCAATCTCTACATCTGCATTTGGCTTTTCACGTGTCTTGATGCAGGTTAGCCAGTTTGCCAGATGTGGCCCGGCCATCCAGTCTGAGGTGTCCCATTTTTTCTGTTCGTCCGGATCCGGAGCACCCGTGACGAAGTCGGCGGGATTCGTGGCGAACCGATTACGGTTGATTTCCATTTTTGCCCGGGTTCCCACGAAGACGGCTCCTCCTTTTGGGCCACGTTTAAGCTCAAAACGTACGAGAATACCGTCTGCGTACTTCATGGAAACTCTGCCATTAGTTCCCGGTGTTTCCGGCCAGAGTTCTCGTGGACCTGTGAGACTCTTTCCCAGTGCAGACTGGATCTGATCGACTCCATGTGCTCCCCAGTTTGTCATTTCGCCACCGGAATAGTCCCACCACTGCATCCAGCGAAACTGCAGGTGTCTGCTGAACGGACGAAGCTCAGTTGGCCCGCACCACATGTCCCAGTTATTTCCGTGCGGTACCGGCTCTTCGGGGATTTTGCCGACACCGGGATACTTTATTGGGCCGGTGTAATTGAGTGCCTGAACGAGTTTGATGTCTCCAAGGCCGCCTTTGCGAACCAGTTTACAGCAAAACCGATTCAACTCCATTGTGCGCTGTTGTGTACCCACCTGAAACACACGATTGTGACGCCGGACCGCCTTGACGACTTCCCTTCCCTCCTGAATATAGGCAGTCAGTGGTTTTTCGGCGTAGACGTCCAGCCCGGCTTGGCAGGCTCGTATACAGGCGAGTGAACGACCATGGTCCGGTGTGCCGATGATGACCGCGTCGAGCTGTTCCCTGTCCAGCATCTCCCGATAGTCGGTGTATTTTGGGAATTCTGTCTGGACTGTTTTTTCAGCGTCGAGCATCTGCCGCATGTAGCAGTCCGAAATTGCCACAAGTTTTCCGGGTGCGGGAAGCTGTCGCATCAGCTGGCGAGCTCTGTTTCCTGTACCAATGACACCAACGCGAATTTGCTCACTGGCAGGGGTGCCGCCGACTCGTCCATGAACTTCCGCATGGACAAACAACGGAGTTGACAGTGTCGCGCTTGTCAAAGCCGAAGACTTCAGGAAACAACGTCGGGAATTGGGAGATGTTTGAGACATGATGATTCCTGTGAGTGGCCGGGCCCGGTCCTGACTGACATTCTAGTCTGAAATCGTAAGCTTCGACATGCGGTTAACACACATGATGCTGCATTCGTCTTCAGTCAGGCTGTTACCGGTGAATAGACGCCTGCGGTTGAAATCCGGAGCAACACATCAATGTGTGAGAATTGTGTCAATCACTTGTTTATGAAGAATGCGTCGCCGAAACCCGAATACATAACATTTATACACGGCGTGATGAATGTTACTCGTTCGAGACGAACATCAGAGAGATCAGAGCAGCCAGGAAAATGGATTTGGTTGTTGAGTTTTTCTGCGTCCGTCGGCTCTTATCGTGGCGAATGTTTCGCCTGCGGGCAATGCTTAAGACTGTTTGCGGGTTTATGCGTGTCTGCCGTGCGGACGGTGTCCGTGACAGAATCTGAATCAGGTTGTGATGCGACACTCATAAAAATCACCGGTACGAATTTATGGCTGCATACGTCGAGTGTCTTTGTGCCCGTATGTACTCCGGCCAAATCCGGAGCGGGATCCTGAAGCTGACAAGTGGAGGTGTCCCGGGTGGCATGCGGACGGCGACGTGGTTTGTTCCTTTTGTTCGACGAATGCACGGACTTGTCGACGATTGAAGATGTAGACCGCAGCCGATTCGGGCTAACGCACGGACCCTAATCCGAGTCGTCTTCATTCCGCCGGATACATCTGACTGATCAGCAGTCCGGCAAAGACAACAGTTGCTGTTTCAATCCGCAGGATTCCCTCAGGCCACGAGATTCGCTTTGCTCCGTAGTCAGACGCCTGCAGGATTTCTTCCGGGGTGAATCCGCCTTCCGGACCTATCAGTAACAGTGTGTCACATCGTTCCGTCAAGGTTGTATTCCCGGAGATGTCTCCAGGATGCGCTATTGAAATTGCCTGCCTCTGTGCCCCGGCGATTCTCAGGGCCATCGAAAATTCAGTGACCTCGTGAATTTTCATCAGACGATTCCGACCGGACTGTTTCATTGCTCCGATAACAGTCGTTCGCAATTTGTCCAGCTTTGACTGTCGAGGATCAACGACCGATCTCACTGTGCGAAGCGGTACAAATTCGTCAACTCCCAGTTCTGTCAGTTTTTCGACCATCGACTTCAGTCGATCGCCTCTCGGTGGTGCAGCAGCGACGACGAGGCGTGAGCGGTTTAGTGTTACCGGTCGACGCAAATCCTGTAAAGTCAGGCTTACCCTGTTACACGATATGTCGGCAACGGATGCAGAGGCCGATGCGCCGGTACCGTCAAACAGTTCGACCTGATCGCCAACAGACAGTCGCAGGACACGCCGGACGTGATGAGATTCCGATTCGTCGAGTTCTGCCGTCTGTCCGCCGATGTTCATGCAGTAGAATCTGGCGGGCATCAAGCTGCATTCCTTTCGCTGTCGTCAGCAGCGGTTGATCCGTTATTCGAGAATCGCATCACTAACCGGTGCGTCGTGCGATGCCTCAAGAGACCTCTCCTGAGGCATCGTCGATAGTAGTTCGACTACAGAATTCTGCAGCGTCTGGAGTTCTCCGGTCAGGTCCGTGGTTGTCTGGACCTCGATATTCTGTCCGTTTTCCAGGAGAGTCAGATTTGTGGTTGCAATCTGTTCTGAGCCATTCAGACCTGTAGAGACCACAACCAGAGACTTCAAACGCCGTCCCTGTGTGATTTTCTGTCGCCGAACCTTGTGGTCCGAACCGACAACGAAAACGTGGTCATTAAGGATCGCGGTTCTGGGAATAATAATACCCTCGTGTTCATCGCCGGTGATACGTGCCTGAACAAATGTACCCGGCAACAGAGCGTTATTCCGGTCGTCGTTGACGACGTTGACAAAAACGAGGATTGTCCTTGTTCCCGGATCGGCTTCCGGGGCCACACGACCAATCGTGCCCGTCCATTCCGCGGCAGCAGATTCACTTGTGGCGACATGCACGGTCGGCTGCTTACCCGCATTCACAGAGGCAGCAATCTGTCTCCAGTCCTCCAGGCCAATGGCCACCGGGATGTCAATGTTGTCCGGACTGGTGAGCCGAAACAGGGGTTCGCCCGCGCGGATGTACTGTCCGCGTTCAGTCATCACTTCGCTTAGCACACCATCAAAGGGAGGAAGAACGCGCGTTCGTTCCAAATTGTCTTCGGCCTGTTGAAACTCCGCCTGAGCCGAGGACAGACGTTCTTTAGCAGCTGCAATTTGAAGTGGGAACAGACTCACCTGATTGGACAGCTGGATGATGGTGTCTTTCTGACGGTTGAGATCCACCAGTGCTCTGTTCATTTCAGATTCAGCCCCGGCATTCAGGTCAACTGCCCGGCGAAACCGATCGTACTCCTGTTGGAATGTGAACACATCAGTCTGTGACTTCTCCAGCAGACGTCTGCTGTTAACCTGCTGTTGTCGCAGCTGTTCGAGCTCGCGTGTGGTTTCACTGATCCGGTTTCTCAACTGTCGAGCTCGATTCACGTAGTCGCGATCGTCTATGTGAACCAACACGTGACCCTCAACGAATTGAGTTGGTTCGTCTGCGGAGATCAGTGTGTGTTTTGCGGTGACGTGCTGACCGACTTCCAGTTTTGGATGGACGTCAACGATCTGACCGCTGACCTGAGCAGCTACCACCGCCTCAAGGTCGGCAGCAGCTGTTCCATACGCGGTGATAATTTCGCGAAATTTCACCGGGATGACCGTAAACGTATCAATATTGAGTGGAGACACCACCACTTCTTTAGACTGGACACCTGGCTTCTGTGCGCTCAGGGTCACATAACCGATTCGGGACGTCAGCAGAATCACCAGAATCGCAATCTGAGAGATTACCGTACGTCGCAGCAGTGTCCGATATTTATTGTCAGCCTCCTTCATACGGACTATCGCTCTCGCAGGTGAGTACCAGCTGCAAAGAGAATGATACCTGCCAGCAGACAGGCAGGCATGACCACCAGCGGGATACCAAACTGCAGCTGAAATAATACAAGCGCCGGAAGGGCCGACAGTACCACAAGCTGCAGAAAGAATCCAATTTGGTTTTTCACTGAAGCAGGCCTTTACACCAGAGACAGGTGTTTTGTGGTGGTTTGTCTGAACGCGTCTGCTACGTCCGAATCAAGTGTCTGAGGTACGCAGTGTGTCTCGGCAGGCTAGCCCTTGGTTTTTATTCTGTATTCACGAGGTTCCAGCTCAACGGTCTCACCATCCTTGATTTCAACTGACAAACTTCTTTCCAGATAGCCCTGAAGTTCATGCCAAACACGAAATTTGTGAGTTCCGACCGGCAGATCTTTGATTTCGAAGCTGCCATCCTTCTTTGTGATTGCGGCATAAGGGTGATCCAGGACCAGCCATCTGGCTTCCATCCACGGATGAAAATCACATTTGACTGTTGAGGGAAGTGGTTCTGCCTTTGGCAGTGGATAAGGAGTGCCCTTTCCTTTGGAGGTGAGTGGAGCAATCACCTGGTTCTGACCACGGTTTCGGATTGGAGTCAAATTTGTGTTATGGCTGACAGAGTCACTGTTGAGAACCTCCACAGTCTGACCTGCACGTACCAGCAGCGTATGCGGTGTGAACATGCAGTTCTTTTGATCAAAGGTGACACTCGCAGGGAAGTTCATTTGATCAGGATGAATGTTTTTGGGAGCTTTTCTCAGGTACACGAACACATGAGAAATACCTCTACTGTCCTGATCGATGACCAACTCATCGTCATACACATCTTCGCTGGCACACACATTTCCGTTTTTGATACTGGCTCCCTTCGGGTGCAGCAGTTTCGGCGCAGGAATATCGCCTTTCCACAGTATCTTTCCGGATACGGATCCCCACCCGTCCGCAGCCATTGCAGGCACGACAGTAATCAGTGACAGAAACGTGATGTGAAAGACCGTTCGCAACATAACTAAATCCTGAAAAGGCTGGCACACAGGCTCACGGGTCCGAATATCCAACGGTGATACGGTGGAATGGCTGAGCAAGAGGGGACCGAGCATTACTGCACTCGACCACACAATTATACGAAGGGACCTCGTGGAAAGTCGAATACGGTGCCGGATTTCCCAGGCTCGTTGTACCGGTTCCTGGCCCTCAGAATCGCTGTCAT
It encodes the following:
- a CDS encoding RNA methyltransferase, whose translation is MYRLKNPHSILAALQQRPAAVKSIQIRSGRHGTTWKHVAKQAAEHGISVTSHNTASRQRRSSQHTQRTGGNSALVEPPSPVPLSGLLPRSEQPVKLWLALDTVQDPQNLGALFRLAGFFGVCGIVMTRDKSASVTETVCDVSAGGVEHVPYTQVSNLAQAIKTVQDAGIWVLGTCERSTTSIRNLRRDRHWMLILGNEADGLRRLTREKCDQLCSLPGDGPVSSLNVATAAAACLTSLSAPPSSNC
- a CDS encoding DUF2617 family protein; this encodes MPVQLTRPDVTDMVLRTYERPLHPELFESVRTCSFSVGGHRATVRLGMSGHMLVFRTSDKTLTEVVTTRQHSLPERLKVIHRRLIGYRTHMIDLSGVRYHCSYQLEHVPVDIYLQLHREMESDAKSATLAITIPGTTSHSPDCISQLKCDVLTEGLVIHAFHTFPENAAILRTQTLFELL
- a CDS encoding sigma 54-interacting transcriptional regulator; protein product: MSSRRRNLLDHLLVDTDSCVCIIDAKRRVRFFSPGMASWTGWPASQIEGLSCDSPDAEKTTAADLLAAAFNPTTASWQGQTQLWRGVLPTASGGVVRSEFCSIPISSASGQIERVVVLRTNRDSGSEHIFEHSPGQQLHAEVAALRADFRNRYGWNSFIGADHSMVRARQLAGLLKNSDCHFTVTGNPGTGRRHLAQCVHTGGPAGDSSFVPVCCSLLSTDAIYNALRQIQSFSAEQTGSHEYPGLLVLVDVERVPREVQQWLLKQRSVFPSVRIAATSSVPLERVVAEGWMLDEFHQLIAPIEIFLPPLHRRGRDVLLLAHAFIQNNRRQHQTVPVELSRKVAEKILEYQWPGNVRELQQVIHDACRSCTGNVIGVEDLSFAFRAGMEAQRVAPDSAKPFQSLDELLRTAERRIMETTLASCGGNKAEAARRLGLTRPSFYRRLKAIGIGQDKNPS
- a CDS encoding MFS transporter; amino-acid sequence: MILQQNTHSDQKSEKDSSGVSLTTNHPAAICGLLHHVVCGYAVFLPFIRLSENQTHPTFVPMYSALMSAGLLIASGASFPLYSKFSRAAGLHTATRIGLLSTAFGILAVTIGSVPWGLVTGCLLTGFGSFGEWTPSAEMTRRALSPTRLWRGMRIHSSMFYVGGILAVLTASLNTTSLAGVNVIMALICAVLIFCVRPPRTQSFSENSVHPADAPSILCSDKSATLAEQRAIPSTSPADGSDNRAATDVCESDDCCGLRSEWTPIPVWLGCCIACAGVYTAFTVLPGLVCGVTWPIALLTVSGGLLGTFVFQAVVPTTGYAVLLVPVCIIGTLSYGTAPWIPAHWEQPLLICQGAVAAAIWCGCSGLTGESFIDSCKYNSRTIILMTGCMAATIAGLITGAIETLISKGFATSINGIICLMIILLLRKIPSLMVSQRREDEVSTRNAERMLSESYGTVGGTVE
- a CDS encoding Gfo/Idh/MocA family oxidoreductase gives rise to the protein MSQTSPNSRRCFLKSSALTSATLSTPLFVHAEVHGRVGGTPASEQIRVGVIGTGNRARQLMRQLPAPGKLVAISDCYMRQMLDAEKTVQTEFPKYTDYREMLDREQLDAVIIGTPDHGRSLACIRACQAGLDVYAEKPLTAYIQEGREVVKAVRRHNRVFQVGTQQRTMELNRFCCKLVRKGGLGDIKLVQALNYTGPIKYPGVGKIPEEPVPHGNNWDMWCGPTELRPFSRHLQFRWMQWWDYSGGEMTNWGAHGVDQIQSALGKSLTGPRELWPETPGTNGRVSMKYADGILVRFELKRGPKGGAVFVGTRAKMEINRNRFATNPADFVTGAPDPDEQKKWDTSDWMAGPHLANWLTCIKTREKPNADVEIGHRSISVCHLVNITRELGRKLIWDADTEQFENDDEANTFLSRPRRAGYELPVG
- a CDS encoding 16S rRNA (uracil(1498)-N(3))-methyltransferase; the protein is MPARFYCMNIGGQTAELDESESHHVRRVLRLSVGDQVELFDGTGASASASVADISCNRVSLTLQDLRRPVTLNRSRLVVAAAPPRGDRLKSMVEKLTELGVDEFVPLRTVRSVVDPRQSKLDKLRTTVIGAMKQSGRNRLMKIHEVTEFSMALRIAGAQRQAISIAHPGDISGNTTLTERCDTLLLIGPEGGFTPEEILQASDYGAKRISWPEGILRIETATVVFAGLLISQMYPAE